The following are encoded in a window of Thermodesulfobacteriota bacterium genomic DNA:
- a CDS encoding GNAT family N-acetyltransferase, with amino-acid sequence MTLEPTYPHDRQWRERYRDMIVSPKEAVARLKPGNRVFIGTGCAQPTLLVQALVGRAGELADIEILHLLTKGDAPYADPRLADVFTVNSFFIGQNVRHLIQEGLGGYTPVLLSDIPKLFRSGQIPLDVALIQTTPPDEHGKVSLGISVDIVKSACENASLVIAQVNPHMPWTHGDSLVDISDLDYLVPAEVPLLERQVNPVHPVSEEIGRFVAGLIEDGSTIQFGMGRLPGVGRIPAAVSHFLKEKKDLGIHTEVITDAIMDLIASGAVSGRRKTTDRETIVTSFCMGTQALYDLVNDNPLFSFRPTSYVNDPYIISRQHQMVSINLALQVDLTGQVCVDSIGRKFYSGIGGQVDFHRGAASSPGGKPIIVLAATNREATASRIVTQLSPGAGVVITRGEVHYVVTEYGVAYLHGKNVQDRALALISIAHPSFREQLLKEAIEEKILHQDMREVEGKFVVAAEDMKTSLLLDDGTQIQLRAIHPTDEPAMKDLLYALSQETLYYRFMTRNQKFGHKQIHNFVYVDHRRDVAVVGTVPAAHGDEIIAVGRYYLDERTNYAEVAFVVRDEWQNRGIGSFLFRHLAALAKKSGIRGFAAEVLRINKRMQTIFHHCGLKVQSAAEDDVYSFRIDF; translated from the coding sequence ATGACCCTTGAGCCCACCTACCCCCACGATCGGCAGTGGCGGGAGCGCTATCGCGACATGATCGTCAGCCCCAAGGAGGCGGTGGCACGCCTCAAGCCCGGCAACCGGGTCTTCATCGGCACCGGCTGCGCCCAGCCCACCCTGCTCGTCCAGGCCCTGGTGGGCCGGGCCGGCGAGCTGGCGGACATCGAGATCCTCCATCTGCTCACCAAAGGGGATGCCCCCTATGCCGACCCGCGCCTGGCCGACGTCTTCACGGTCAACAGCTTTTTCATCGGCCAGAACGTCCGCCACCTCATCCAGGAGGGCCTGGGCGGCTATACCCCGGTGCTGTTGTCCGATATTCCGAAGCTCTTCCGGTCCGGCCAGATCCCCCTGGACGTCGCCCTCATCCAGACCACGCCGCCCGATGAGCACGGCAAGGTGAGCCTGGGCATCTCGGTGGATATCGTGAAAAGCGCCTGCGAGAATGCCTCCCTGGTCATCGCCCAGGTGAATCCCCACATGCCCTGGACCCACGGCGACTCCCTGGTGGACATCTCTGACCTCGACTATCTGGTGCCGGCCGAGGTGCCGCTCCTGGAGCGGCAGGTGAACCCCGTCCATCCGGTGTCCGAGGAGATCGGCCGCTTCGTGGCCGGTCTGATCGAGGACGGCTCGACGATCCAGTTCGGCATGGGACGGCTGCCGGGGGTGGGCCGCATCCCGGCCGCGGTCAGCCATTTCCTGAAGGAGAAGAAGGACCTCGGCATCCATACCGAGGTGATCACCGACGCCATCATGGACCTTATCGCCAGCGGCGCGGTCAGTGGCCGGCGCAAGACCACCGACCGGGAGACCATCGTCACCTCGTTTTGCATGGGCACCCAGGCGCTCTACGACCTGGTGAACGACAACCCCCTGTTCAGCTTCCGGCCCACCTCCTATGTCAACGATCCGTACATCATCAGCCGCCAGCACCAGATGGTGAGCATCAACCTCGCCCTGCAGGTGGATCTGACCGGCCAGGTGTGTGTGGATTCCATCGGCCGCAAGTTCTACTCCGGCATCGGCGGCCAGGTGGACTTCCACCGGGGGGCTGCCAGCTCGCCGGGCGGCAAGCCGATCATCGTTCTGGCCGCCACCAACCGGGAGGCCACGGCCTCCCGCATCGTCACCCAGCTGTCCCCCGGTGCCGGGGTGGTCATCACCCGGGGCGAGGTCCACTACGTGGTCACCGAGTACGGGGTGGCCTATCTGCATGGCAAGAACGTTCAGGATCGGGCCCTGGCCCTCATCAGCATCGCCCACCCGAGCTTCCGGGAGCAGCTCCTGAAGGAGGCGATCGAGGAGAAGATCCTGCACCAGGACATGCGGGAGGTGGAGGGCAAGTTCGTGGTGGCGGCCGAGGACATGAAGACCAGCCTGCTCCTGGACGACGGCACCCAGATCCAGCTCCGGGCCATCCATCCCACCGACGAGCCGGCCATGAAGGATCTCCTCTACGCCCTCTCCCAGGAGACCCTCTACTACCGCTTCATGACCCGCAACCAGAAGTTCGGGCACAAACAGATCCACAACTTCGTCTACGTGGATCACCGCCGGGACGTGGCGGTGGTCGGTACGGTGCCGGCCGCCCACGGCGACGAGATCATCGCGGTGGGGCGCTATTATCTCGACGAGCGGACCAACTACGCCGAGGTGGCCTTTGTCGTGCGGGACGAGTGGCAGAACCGGGGCATCGGCTCCTTCCTCTTCCGCCACCTGGCGGCCCTGGCCAAGAAGAGCGGCATCCGCGGCTTTGCCGCCGAGGTCTTGCGCATCAACAAGCGGATGCAGACCATCTTCCACCACTGCGGCCTCAAGGTGCAAAGCGCCGCCGAGGACGACGTCTACTCCTTCCGGATCGATTTCTAG
- a CDS encoding DEAD/DEAH box helicase: protein MLEPVRAPESARQPLVAAFDALPPIQQAVVELLAIIVAPIRATPVVQCLSELDLRRDDGRLYTSKRDILPLLERLTSDGLVKRDGEMFSCQPLIMETAARKLARQGRFAEVAKAIWYFGAHNVHDQPPEESLFITVRIDFYNQDVEAFYEKIRRFNKRRSILDTVSPFKVLCRILENPFDPQVIEDLSPAFFLGYLWDKAADLALPPELEPHAIPLLRARLALAQPGAREEANPLIPEVSLLLLEQLILRGDWPEAQGLLADCKKRFPSFLILQEVEAWLLFAQGRYAESLKVYQGVLQQAGKRIGKRKVYLLRPQSPLYVLALIRSGSEANRKTALAYAQGAVSQDRYLPSHACLASLVRALSGEKVHSFVDSSLLENTSVPFAPLLLLLLGACHYWTSTPLPPGLEKRLQALAAERKAAGSRWLAAEVSELLVRLGLGAGYGEAARTFREAVGWKSLLDAVGSQQPWERALDALTAMGPGGTGEIGPDKEIRLAWQLTVHQGGFRLEPKEQRRQKNGAWTQGRNVALKRLQEKGVPFMSEQDRRVCAHLKAYRTGYYGAVQYEFAPQALLELVGHPAIFRANHPETRVELVRHQPELLVRRKKSGGIIVELVPYPGPETQVIVQEESHTRFQAIAVTAEHHRIAGILGRRGLSVPSAAQARLMSAVGAVAGLVTVHSDVAGDAAAGVETVEADARPCLLLRPKGEGLTARLRVRPLGADGPTYLPGQGGATVIAEVAGKRLLAQRDLARERSAADQLLADSAVLAGEAEETGDAEWLVPGPEPCLDLLQELLAQGEAIIVAWPEGQSMKVLPRKGPDAFRLRIRSQKDWFAIDGDLMVDDHRVLALGQLLDLLGTTPGRYLPLGQGEFLALTAELRKRIDELAAFTQSHGKGLRLHPLASQALSGLLAEAGSVEVDRAWQAHLKRLDQAQSFEPLVPSTLRAELRDYQREGFAWLARLAHLGMGACLADDMGLGKTVQALALLLLRAKDGPALVVAPTSVCPNWLDEAVRFAPSLRFAPLGQARRQETVAGLGPFDVLVVSYGLLQTEGVADLLAEGVWSTVILDEAQAIKNVATRRSQAAMRLAAGFRLLTTGTPIENNLGELWNLFRFLNPGLLGSLEGFNQRFADPIERQSDKGARRRLKRLIQPFILRRTKAQVLEELPPRTDIILHVDLSAEEMAFYEALRQKALAAVATAEGSPGAQHLRVLAEIMRLRRACCDPRLVLPEAGISGSKLAVFGEVVEELVAGRHRALVFSQFVDHLALVRGLLDGKGISYQYLDGSTPVRDRKRAVDAFQAGEGEVFLISLKAGGTGLNLTAADFVIHLDPWWNPAVEDQASDRAHRIGQERPVTVYRLVARRTIEEKIVALHQTKRDLADNLLAGTDTAGRISTEDLVRLMRGDEAGGEGGGGEA, encoded by the coding sequence ATGCTCGAGCCCGTTCGCGCCCCGGAGTCGGCACGCCAACCCCTGGTCGCGGCCTTCGACGCCTTGCCTCCCATCCAGCAGGCCGTGGTGGAGCTGCTGGCCATCATCGTGGCCCCGATCCGTGCCACGCCCGTGGTCCAGTGCCTGAGCGAGCTGGATCTCCGCCGGGACGATGGCCGGCTCTATACGAGCAAACGGGACATCTTGCCGCTTCTTGAACGCCTCACCAGCGACGGCCTCGTGAAACGGGATGGGGAAATGTTTTCCTGCCAGCCCCTGATCATGGAGACGGCAGCCAGGAAGCTGGCGCGGCAGGGCCGATTTGCCGAGGTCGCCAAGGCAATATGGTATTTTGGCGCCCATAACGTCCACGACCAGCCGCCAGAGGAGAGCCTTTTCATCACGGTTCGCATCGATTTCTACAACCAGGATGTCGAGGCCTTCTACGAGAAGATCCGCCGGTTCAACAAGCGGCGATCGATCCTGGATACCGTTTCGCCATTCAAAGTGCTGTGCCGCATCCTGGAAAACCCCTTCGATCCCCAGGTGATCGAAGACCTGTCGCCGGCTTTCTTCCTGGGCTATCTCTGGGACAAAGCCGCCGACCTGGCCCTGCCACCCGAACTGGAGCCGCATGCCATCCCCCTTCTGCGGGCACGGTTGGCTCTGGCTCAGCCTGGCGCCAGGGAGGAGGCAAACCCCCTCATCCCGGAGGTCAGTCTTCTTTTGCTGGAGCAGCTGATCCTGCGGGGGGACTGGCCGGAGGCCCAAGGCCTCCTGGCCGACTGCAAGAAACGGTTCCCATCCTTTCTGATCCTCCAAGAGGTCGAGGCCTGGCTCTTGTTCGCGCAAGGCAGGTATGCGGAGAGCCTCAAGGTCTATCAAGGGGTCCTGCAACAGGCTGGCAAGCGGATTGGCAAGCGCAAGGTCTATCTCCTTCGCCCCCAGAGCCCCTTGTATGTCCTTGCCCTCATCCGGAGCGGGTCGGAGGCCAACCGGAAGACCGCCCTGGCCTATGCGCAAGGGGCGGTGTCCCAGGACCGTTACCTGCCCAGCCATGCCTGCCTGGCCTCCCTGGTGCGCGCCCTGTCCGGGGAAAAGGTGCATTCCTTCGTGGACTCCAGCCTGCTCGAAAACACCTCGGTGCCGTTTGCCCCCCTTCTCCTGCTCCTGTTGGGCGCCTGCCATTACTGGACCTCGACACCGCTGCCGCCAGGCCTCGAAAAGCGCCTGCAGGCGCTGGCGGCCGAACGTAAGGCCGCCGGCTCCCGGTGGCTGGCCGCCGAGGTCTCCGAGCTTCTGGTCCGGCTCGGACTGGGGGCAGGGTACGGAGAGGCGGCCCGCACCTTCCGGGAGGCGGTCGGCTGGAAGAGCCTCCTGGATGCGGTGGGCAGCCAACAGCCCTGGGAGCGGGCCCTGGATGCCCTGACTGCCATGGGGCCGGGCGGGACCGGTGAAATCGGGCCGGACAAGGAGATCCGGCTGGCCTGGCAGCTGACGGTGCACCAGGGTGGGTTTCGGCTGGAGCCCAAGGAACAGCGCCGGCAGAAGAACGGCGCCTGGACCCAGGGCCGAAACGTGGCCCTGAAGCGCCTCCAGGAGAAAGGCGTCCCCTTCATGAGCGAGCAGGATCGGAGGGTATGCGCCCATCTCAAGGCCTATCGCACCGGGTATTACGGTGCCGTCCAGTACGAGTTTGCGCCCCAGGCCCTCCTGGAGCTGGTCGGGCATCCCGCCATCTTCCGGGCGAATCATCCCGAGACCCGGGTGGAGCTGGTACGCCACCAGCCTGAGCTCCTGGTCCGGCGCAAGAAAAGCGGCGGTATCATCGTCGAGCTCGTGCCCTATCCCGGCCCCGAGACCCAAGTCATTGTCCAGGAGGAGAGCCATACCCGATTCCAGGCCATTGCCGTTACGGCCGAGCATCACCGGATCGCCGGCATCCTGGGCCGGCGCGGCCTGTCGGTGCCCAGCGCTGCCCAGGCGCGGCTCATGAGCGCCGTGGGCGCGGTGGCCGGCCTGGTCACCGTCCATTCCGACGTGGCCGGCGACGCTGCGGCCGGCGTGGAGACGGTGGAGGCCGATGCCCGGCCCTGTCTCCTTCTGCGACCGAAGGGAGAAGGTCTTACGGCGCGCCTGCGCGTGCGTCCCCTGGGCGCAGACGGGCCCACCTATCTGCCCGGCCAGGGCGGTGCCACGGTCATCGCCGAGGTGGCGGGGAAGCGTCTTTTGGCCCAGCGGGACCTGGCCAGGGAGAGGTCTGCGGCCGACCAGCTCCTGGCGGACTCCGCCGTGCTCGCCGGAGAGGCGGAGGAGACCGGGGATGCCGAGTGGCTCGTGCCGGGGCCGGAGCCGTGTCTCGATCTTCTTCAGGAGCTCTTGGCCCAAGGCGAGGCCATCATCGTGGCCTGGCCCGAAGGCCAGAGCATGAAGGTCCTGCCCAGGAAGGGTCCCGATGCCTTCCGCCTGCGGATCCGCTCCCAGAAGGACTGGTTCGCCATCGACGGCGACCTGATGGTGGACGATCACCGGGTCCTGGCCCTGGGCCAGCTCCTCGACCTCCTCGGAACGACCCCTGGCCGCTACCTCCCCCTGGGCCAGGGCGAGTTTCTGGCCTTGACCGCCGAGCTCCGCAAGCGTATCGACGAACTGGCCGCCTTCACCCAGAGCCATGGCAAGGGATTGCGGCTCCATCCCCTGGCCTCCCAGGCCCTGTCCGGGCTCTTGGCAGAGGCGGGCTCGGTGGAGGTGGATCGGGCCTGGCAGGCCCATCTCAAACGCCTGGACCAGGCACAATCCTTCGAGCCGCTGGTGCCCTCCACCCTGCGGGCGGAGCTCCGCGACTACCAGCGGGAGGGGTTTGCCTGGCTGGCCCGGCTGGCCCACCTGGGCATGGGGGCATGCCTGGCCGATGACATGGGCCTGGGCAAAACCGTGCAGGCCCTGGCCCTGCTTCTCTTGCGGGCCAAGGATGGACCGGCCCTGGTGGTGGCCCCCACCTCGGTTTGCCCGAACTGGCTGGACGAGGCGGTGCGGTTCGCCCCCAGCCTCCGTTTCGCTCCCCTGGGCCAGGCCCGCCGCCAGGAGACGGTGGCCGGCCTGGGACCCTTCGACGTCCTGGTGGTGAGCTACGGCCTGCTCCAAACCGAGGGCGTGGCCGATCTTTTGGCCGAAGGCGTCTGGAGCACCGTGATCCTCGACGAGGCCCAGGCCATCAAGAATGTCGCCACCAGGCGCTCCCAGGCGGCCATGCGTCTTGCGGCCGGGTTTCGGCTCCTGACCACCGGTACGCCCATCGAAAACAACCTCGGTGAGCTGTGGAATCTGTTCCGGTTCCTGAACCCTGGGCTCCTGGGCTCCCTGGAGGGCTTCAACCAGCGTTTCGCCGACCCCATCGAGCGCCAGAGCGACAAGGGGGCCCGGCGCCGGCTGAAACGGCTCATCCAGCCCTTCATCCTCCGCCGGACCAAGGCCCAGGTCCTGGAGGAGCTGCCGCCCCGCACCGACATCATCCTCCACGTCGATCTGTCGGCCGAGGAGATGGCCTTCTACGAGGCCTTACGCCAGAAGGCCCTGGCCGCGGTGGCCACGGCGGAAGGATCGCCCGGCGCCCAGCATCTGCGGGTCCTGGCCGAGATCATGCGGCTGCGCCGGGCCTGCTGCGATCCGCGGCTCGTTCTCCCTGAGGCCGGCATCTCGGGCTCCAAGTTGGCGGTATTCGGCGAGGTGGTGGAGGAGCTGGTGGCGGGCCGCCATCGGGCGCTGGTCTTCAGCCAGTTCGTGGATCACCTGGCCCTGGTGCGGGGGCTGCTCGATGGCAAGGGCATTTCCTACCAGTATCTCGACGGCTCGACCCCGGTCCGGGACCGGAAACGGGCCGTGGACGCCTTCCAGGCCGGCGAGGGCGAGGTCTTTCTCATCAGCCTCAAGGCTGGCGGCACTGGCCTCAACCTCACCGCCGCCGACTTCGTCATCCATCTGGACCCCTGGTGGAACCCGGCAGTGGAGGATCAGGCCTCGGACCGCGCCCACCGCATCGGCCAGGAGCGGCCGGTCACCGTCTACCGCCTGGTGGCCCGCCGGACCATCGAGGAGAAGATCGTTGCCCTGCACCAGACCAAGCGCGACCTGGCCGACAACCTCCTGGCCGGCACCGACACGGCCGGCCGCATCTCCACCGAGGATCTCGTGCGCCTCATGCGGGGGGATGAGGCAGGAGGAGAGGGAGGTGGAGGGGAGGCGTAA
- a CDS encoding cytochrome c3 family protein — protein sequence MAGAKAILVGMLGVLLLAGSVVADRFDYHYPHNWSTSTACESCHYMVQEAPPAWVSSATPYDTLCLSCHNEVIQPNLTVQTHSSANTSSRYGDWAVECRTCHWPHHQRQYQVYGATVATGVSTGLSASPPDEAHPYGTGTLTVADAGWAEDQFNDFILVPNTAHPTYNARILDTTSDTLLVSPAIDLAYTAVGDPFAIFYGKLIKDQIRTPNSGRQTVRFFNTTGPNSYADGDASSDGVCEVCHTRTTHFRNDGSAPDQLHSNVGGGQAGRNCVACHAHANGFAHGGGAGGGGCESCHGHDGGFGGPGSGGKGSFFSHSTHTESDADDAKGPALACGDCHNTSAFPSFKDGAASLAVTTVCDPCHSPGGTYDGVGDPEVGAKANWDAGIYAADGVSLKPGKEKWCATCHDEEPSVIQGVSAPHVIGDEDGAYTYGTGWGFYKTGHGLPAAQAYPSKGGQFPPLMVNGSSRAVECGSCHDLASRHIDGVARTYGTQAVTPTGYRQGYRLKMIDGKEPMEVPKTPWGENTFDDYLLCFQCHDSTPFLDPVDERSNMAQRSTGNASLKVGHYYHLASIGWQGWRSDWRSTVNSGVSCTQCHNVHGSKAYAMLSDGSLTGTAPGLEFFYYNRALSTRDPNAYNPPVPRSLPLGLADGFQWLPLSTNRVGCSATCHGQTLYRTFEWTPYNVPNQAPLLAWTGEANYTAASVYPTSAVSGSSFEFRVKYLDHLLDMNGAGFDNAPSYIRVLLDTDNDGGFETAYSMDYVGPAAGEGRIYRKVLPIRNTFSNTIPYKIVAGDGPDTVSTGSAPSGLAAEGAPTEVRTLELINRPPVLSWTNETHFEADGVNPDAGGAGRTFSFRVSYTDPDNNPPDANGVRVVINGIEYAMEEKEAFYYDTGRHFARTVTLEAAGDLAYRFVAQDLFGAPASGEPTAEHLVQVQAATTPPVLDWVVEEGRTAGVKPAVGLAGEAFDFRIRYTDAGNQWPPSAGSMEVWVDQNDNGLVDAGETLEMDEEVAGAGAVAGKLYRRQVRLTSVGDGSIRYRFLASNGADLAVGEPTADQELTILRSTIWTTDADFNAGALAGLSVLGAAEPAFVTLAPGPENWRQLSVTGQPPGSSSGPLVYDSRCQKLVYYDGQTSELDPALGQWTRITTAAAPPTNYANWGWAGSANMTYDPRRDRVVLLDYTGATWEYHAGLWTNRGAANINPLGQRRFKYALVYDTSIRQVVLVGGVNTPGVNYVGGVINYEETWTYDPVWNTWTPVLFHNTDPPAGKGFRNSKVSQTNAFYDEAANRLVIPAGHGYSYGAASTRTYAFSSADWLWSDLGLATPNRMYQIPLAYDSRQSRGILYGGTLDDQAQYQTWAFDSATAIWQQLSPANAPTFAAGSMAYDAEHRRLVLNGGASGTWTFGATYPTATGTITGLIADAGAGQTAQWHTLAWDAQVPAGTGVQLQVRTGNSEAELAAAAFQGPDGTGQTFFTASPSALSGLAACRFLEVEASLETSDPALSPTLRSITVGYDTQPE from the coding sequence ATGGCAGGCGCGAAGGCGATTCTGGTGGGTATGCTGGGCGTGCTCCTCTTGGCCGGTTCGGTGGTGGCCGACCGGTTCGATTACCACTATCCCCACAACTGGAGCACCAGTACCGCCTGCGAGAGCTGCCACTACATGGTGCAGGAGGCGCCGCCGGCCTGGGTGAGCAGCGCCACCCCCTACGACACCCTGTGCCTGAGCTGCCACAACGAGGTCATCCAGCCCAACCTCACGGTGCAGACCCACTCCAGCGCCAACACCAGCAGCCGGTACGGCGACTGGGCCGTCGAATGCCGCACCTGCCACTGGCCGCACCACCAGCGCCAGTACCAGGTGTACGGCGCCACCGTGGCCACCGGCGTTTCCACGGGCCTCTCCGCCAGCCCGCCGGACGAGGCGCACCCGTACGGCACCGGCACCCTGACCGTGGCGGACGCTGGCTGGGCCGAGGACCAGTTCAACGACTTCATCCTGGTCCCCAACACCGCCCATCCCACCTACAACGCCCGCATCCTCGACACCACGAGCGACACCTTGCTGGTGAGCCCGGCCATCGATCTGGCCTATACCGCGGTGGGCGACCCGTTCGCCATCTTCTACGGCAAGCTGATCAAGGACCAGATCCGGACCCCCAACAGCGGCCGGCAGACGGTGCGGTTCTTCAACACCACCGGACCCAACTCCTACGCCGACGGCGATGCGTCCTCCGACGGGGTCTGCGAGGTCTGCCACACCCGAACGACCCACTTCCGGAACGACGGCAGCGCGCCGGACCAGCTGCACAGCAATGTCGGTGGCGGCCAGGCGGGCCGGAATTGCGTGGCCTGCCACGCCCATGCCAACGGCTTTGCCCACGGCGGCGGTGCGGGCGGCGGCGGCTGCGAATCCTGCCATGGCCATGACGGCGGCTTCGGCGGACCCGGCTCCGGCGGCAAGGGCAGCTTCTTCAGCCACTCCACCCATACGGAAAGCGATGCCGACGATGCCAAGGGACCGGCCCTCGCCTGCGGCGACTGCCACAACACCAGCGCCTTTCCCAGCTTCAAGGACGGCGCCGCCAGCCTGGCGGTCACCACGGTCTGTGACCCGTGCCATTCGCCGGGCGGCACCTACGACGGCGTCGGCGATCCGGAAGTCGGCGCCAAGGCCAACTGGGATGCCGGCATCTATGCCGCCGATGGGGTGTCCCTCAAGCCGGGCAAGGAGAAATGGTGCGCCACCTGTCACGATGAGGAGCCATCGGTGATCCAGGGGGTCAGCGCGCCCCACGTTATCGGCGACGAGGACGGCGCTTACACCTATGGCACGGGCTGGGGGTTCTACAAGACCGGCCATGGCCTGCCGGCGGCACAGGCCTATCCCAGCAAGGGCGGCCAGTTCCCGCCGCTCATGGTCAACGGCTCGAGCCGGGCCGTGGAGTGCGGCAGCTGCCATGACCTGGCCAGCCGGCATATCGATGGCGTGGCTCGGACCTACGGCACCCAGGCGGTCACCCCCACCGGCTACCGGCAGGGCTACCGGCTGAAGATGATCGATGGCAAGGAGCCCATGGAGGTGCCGAAGACGCCCTGGGGCGAGAACACCTTCGATGACTACCTCCTCTGTTTCCAGTGCCACGACTCGACCCCGTTCCTGGACCCGGTGGACGAGCGCTCCAACATGGCCCAGCGCAGCACCGGCAACGCCAGCCTCAAGGTCGGGCACTATTATCACCTGGCGTCCATCGGGTGGCAGGGCTGGCGATCGGACTGGCGGTCCACGGTCAACAGCGGCGTCAGCTGCACCCAGTGCCACAACGTGCACGGCAGCAAGGCCTACGCCATGCTGTCCGACGGCTCGCTCACCGGCACGGCGCCAGGTCTCGAATTCTTCTACTACAACCGGGCCCTGTCCACCCGGGATCCCAACGCCTACAATCCGCCGGTGCCGCGCAGCCTGCCCCTGGGTCTGGCGGACGGCTTCCAGTGGCTGCCCCTGAGCACCAACCGGGTGGGCTGCAGCGCCACCTGCCACGGTCAGACCCTGTACCGCACCTTCGAATGGACGCCGTACAACGTGCCCAACCAGGCACCGCTCCTGGCCTGGACCGGGGAGGCCAACTACACCGCGGCCAGCGTCTATCCCACCAGCGCCGTCTCGGGCAGCAGCTTCGAATTCCGGGTCAAGTACCTCGACCACCTGCTGGATATGAACGGCGCTGGCTTCGACAACGCGCCCAGCTACATCCGGGTGCTGCTCGACACCGACAACGACGGCGGATTCGAAACCGCTTATTCCATGGACTATGTGGGACCGGCTGCTGGCGAAGGCCGGATCTACCGGAAGGTGCTGCCGATCAGGAACACGTTCAGCAACACCATCCCCTACAAGATCGTGGCCGGCGACGGACCGGACACCGTCTCCACCGGCTCTGCCCCCAGCGGCCTGGCGGCAGAAGGCGCCCCCACGGAGGTCAGGACCCTGGAGCTCATCAACCGGCCGCCGGTGCTGTCGTGGACCAATGAGACCCATTTCGAGGCGGACGGGGTCAATCCCGACGCCGGCGGCGCCGGCCGGACGTTCAGCTTCCGGGTCAGCTACACGGATCCGGACAACAACCCGCCGGATGCCAACGGCGTCCGGGTGGTGATCAACGGTATCGAATATGCCATGGAGGAGAAGGAGGCCTTCTATTACGACACTGGCCGGCACTTTGCCAGGACCGTGACCCTGGAGGCGGCCGGCGACCTGGCCTACCGGTTTGTGGCTCAGGATCTCTTCGGCGCGCCGGCCTCCGGCGAGCCGACCGCCGAGCACCTGGTTCAGGTGCAGGCGGCGACCACGCCGCCTGTCCTGGACTGGGTGGTCGAGGAAGGGCGCACCGCCGGGGTGAAACCGGCCGTCGGCCTGGCGGGGGAGGCCTTCGACTTCCGGATCCGCTACACCGATGCCGGCAACCAGTGGCCGCCCAGCGCCGGCTCTATGGAGGTGTGGGTGGATCAGAACGACAACGGGCTGGTGGATGCCGGTGAGACCCTGGAGATGGACGAAGAGGTGGCCGGTGCCGGTGCGGTTGCCGGCAAGCTGTACCGGCGCCAGGTGCGGCTGACCAGCGTTGGCGACGGCTCGATCCGGTACCGCTTCCTGGCGTCCAACGGCGCGGATCTGGCGGTGGGCGAGCCCACCGCCGACCAGGAGCTGACCATCCTCCGCTCGACGATCTGGACCACTGATGCCGATTTCAACGCCGGGGCTCTGGCCGGCCTGAGCGTCCTGGGCGCCGCGGAGCCGGCCTTTGTCACCCTGGCGCCCGGCCCGGAGAACTGGCGCCAGCTGAGCGTCACCGGCCAGCCGCCCGGCAGCAGCAGCGGCCCGCTGGTGTACGACAGCCGCTGCCAGAAGCTGGTCTACTACGACGGCCAGACCTCCGAGCTCGACCCGGCGCTCGGCCAGTGGACGCGGATCACCACCGCCGCCGCCCCCCCCACCAACTACGCCAACTGGGGCTGGGCCGGCAGCGCCAACATGACCTACGACCCGCGCCGGGACCGGGTGGTCCTCCTGGACTACACGGGGGCGACCTGGGAGTACCACGCCGGCCTGTGGACCAACCGGGGGGCGGCCAATATCAATCCCCTGGGCCAGCGGCGCTTCAAGTACGCCCTGGTTTACGATACCAGCATCCGCCAGGTGGTCCTGGTGGGCGGGGTCAACACCCCGGGCGTCAACTATGTCGGCGGGGTCATCAACTACGAGGAGACCTGGACCTATGATCCGGTATGGAACACCTGGACCCCGGTGCTCTTCCACAACACGGATCCCCCGGCGGGCAAGGGCTTCCGCAACTCCAAGGTGAGCCAGACGAACGCCTTCTACGATGAAGCCGCCAACCGGCTGGTCATCCCCGCTGGCCACGGCTACAGCTACGGAGCGGCCTCCACCAGGACCTATGCCTTCAGCTCAGCCGACTGGCTGTGGAGCGATCTCGGCCTCGCCACCCCCAACCGCATGTATCAGATTCCCCTGGCCTATGACAGTCGGCAGAGCCGAGGGATCCTCTACGGCGGCACCCTGGACGACCAGGCCCAGTACCAGACCTGGGCCTTCGACTCGGCCACGGCCATCTGGCAGCAGCTGAGCCCGGCCAATGCCCCCACCTTCGCTGCCGGCTCCATGGCCTACGATGCGGAGCACAGGCGGCTGGTCCTGAACGGCGGCGCCAGTGGCACCTGGACGTTCGGCGCCACCTATCCGACCGCCACCGGGACCATCACCGGCCTGATCGCCGACGCCGGGGCCGGGCAGACAGCCCAGTGGCATACGCTGGCCTGGGATGCCCAGGTTCCCGCGGGCACCGGGGTGCAGCTCCAGGTTCGCACCGGCAACAGCGAGGCGGAGCTGGCCGCCGCAGCCTTCCAGGGACCCGATGGCACCGGTCAGACCTTCTTCACCGCCTCGCCCAGCGCCCTGAGCGGCCTGGCCGCCTGCCGCTTCCTGGAGGTGGAGGCCAGCCTGGAGACTTCAGACCCGGCGCTCAGCCCCACTCTCCGCTCCATCACGGTGGGCTACGATACCCAGCCCGAGTGA